GCTTCGACGGCCTGACCTGGCGATGGTACGGCCACGGTTCACCGCAGCCCAGCTACAACGCTCACGGCGTGGGTCTGGTCGCTGTCCAGGACGGACCCAACACCGCCTCCCGCCCCGAGGCGTTCATCGGCGTCAACGGCACCGTGCTGGAGCTCACTTGGTGGAACGGCGCATGGTGGTGGTCCACCCATTCCAGTTCGGGCACCACCTACGTCCGGCACGCCGGCACGATCGCCGTACAGGACGGCTGGGACGCCCCACAACGGCCCTACCTCTTCTCCTGCGATCTGGAGGGCGGTCCACTGCGCACCAACTGGTGGACCGGGTCGCAATGGCAGTGGTCGGTGCAGTCCGGCACCGACGCCGCCGGACTCGACCCCAGCTGCGGGGACGCCGTGGCGCTGCCGAACAGGTTCACCGGCACCCGGTACCCGTACGTCTTCTACTGGTCCCGGCAGCAGCCGATGCGGCTCATGCTCACCTGGTGGGGCTGACCGGCACCGCTCGATGCCGGAGGCATCCCGCCTCCGGCATCCGTGCCGTTTGGGCACAAGGCATACGTGCTGCGGGCGGGTTGCTCAGGGCAGTTGCTGGCGGGTCCGTCGGGCGGGGGCGATCGTGTACAGGTCGAGCACGCCTGGCGGATCCGCCAGGCCGGGGCCACCGGCGTGGACCCAGGCGGCGATGTCGCCGGCGGCGTCGGGGTCGTTGACCAGGCCCAGCCAGACGGGTCGGCCGCCGGCTCGCCGGCCGGCAGCCGAGGGCTGTACGACGACGACGTTGGCGTAGTCGCAGGTGTCGAGGCAGTCGCTGACCCGGACCTGCGCCACGCCGGCCAGTGTCTGCCGTAGCTGCGACAGTTGGGCGGCGTGGTCGACACCGGGGATCTTGCTCGTGCCGCAGCAGCAGCCCCGGCACACGGTGACCGTGCAGCTCGGGTTGGCTGCCGTGTCGCGGGCGGTGGGGCCGGTGCGGCGGGTCACGACGCGGCCTCGGCGGCTGTCCGGCTGGGCGACAGCCGCAGTCCGTCGAGCCGGACGATGGCGGGGCGACCCTCGTGCCCGGCGACGCCGAGTGGCAGGGGTAGGTGGCCGATCAGGTCCCAGGTAGCGAGCACGGTGACAAAGGTAGCGGCGATCATCAGATTCGCCACCCGTACGCGTCCGTGCCGGGTTCGTCGAGCAGGTGGAGAGCGGCAACCATCGATTGCCGAGATTACCCTACCGGGGTAGGGTAATCCGGGTGAAGGTCGAAGGGTTCACCGAAGAGGGGTACGACGCCGTACGGCAGGTGTTCCAGCGCCTGGTCGACGAGGGCCGGGAAACCGGCGCGGGGGTGTCGGTGTGGCGGGACGGTCGCGAGGTGGTTCGGCTCAGCGGGGGATGGGCTGATGTGCAGCGGCAACGCCCGTGGCGCGATGACACGCTGGTCCAGCCCTACTCGTTGTCGAAGACGTTCGCCACCCTCGCCGCGCTGGTGGCGGTCCGCGACGGTGCGTTGGCCCTCGATGAGCCCGTCGCGGCGTACTGGAAAGAGTACGGAGTGAGGGGCAAGGACCGGACCACGCTGCGTCAGGTGCTCACCCACCAGGCGGGGCAACCCCGGTTTCCGCAAGAGGCTGCGGACCTGGACCTGCTCGACGATGCCGGGCTACGGGAGAGTCTTGCGAGGACGGCGCCGGAGTACGCCCCGGGCACCGCGCTGGGGGAGCACGCGCTGACGTACGGCCACCTCATCGACGGGATCCTCCGCGCCGCCACCGGACGCAGCCTCCAGGAGGTGTTCGACAGCGTCGTGCGACCCGCGCTCGCTCTCGACGCCTGGTTCGGCGTACCGGACACCGAACTCGAACGTGTCGCCGACCTCGAGTACGCCAGCCCCGACTGGCCGCGGCAACTGCACGCAGCACCATGGCTGCAGATCCCCGACGGCGCGTTGGACACCCGTCGGACCAACTCCCGCGCCTGGCGGCAGACGGTGTTCGCCGCGGCCAACCTCCACACGACCGCGACCGCCATGGCCCGCTTCTTTTCGTCCATCACCAGCGAAGAGGGGCCCCTGCGCGAGCTGCTCGGCCCGCAGCTGCACACCGAACTGCTCACCTCGCAGATCACCGACCACGACCACGTCTTCGGCACCAGGCTCACCTGGACGCTCGGCTTCATCCGTGACCGCGGCAAAATCGCCAAGGGCGGTATCGGCGGCTCCGCCGCCTGGTGGTCCCTCAACCACCACCACTCCTGCGCCTACCTCACCCGTCGGCTGGACGACCACTCCCGAGCCGCTGAGATCGCTACCGCACTCGGTGACAACCTGGCCGTGGTCGGGGAGGACTGAGCACCCAGGGCTGTTCGGCGCTGGCACAGGTGCAGACGCTGAGGGTGCACGCTGGGTCCGTGACGACGGGCGTGGGCGTAGGGTGCGGCCGGTGATCGGTGATGCCTGGTTGGATCGGTGTTTGTCTCCTTCGCCCGTGCTGCGGGGGCTGGCGAGGAACCCGGCGGCGTCGGTCACCGTGCTGCTGCGGCTGGTGGAGGCGTGGCCGGAGCAGGCGTGCGAGGGGCTACGTCGCCGCCGCGTGCTGCCCCTGCCGGTGCGGGATGCGATGCTGCGTCATCCCTCGCCGAGGGTCCGCGCGGCGCTGGCCGCCCACCCGCACGTTGACGCTGTGGCGCGCGCCGAGCTGCTGGCCGACCCGGTGTGGCGGGTGAGACTGAGCGCGTTCGGCCAGCCCGGTCAGGAGCCGTTGCCGGACGACGCGCTGATGAGGTTGTTGGCCGAGCTCGACGACCCGCCCTCCGACATGCTGTTCATCCGCGAGGAGTTGTTCGGCGAGTTGTGCCATGCGACCGGGTATGAGCTGCGGCTGTTCCGGCTGGCTGCCGCGCACCCCCGGCCCGGGGTGCGCGGATTCGCGGCCGGTTTCCTGTACCTGCTGGACGAGCGGTCGTGCCAGGCGCTGCTGGAGGACGAAGCGCCCGAGGTACGGGCGGCCGCCGCAGCGGCCGTCGCGCACCGGCAGCAGGTGATGCAGCCCGCGGATCTGCCGGACCAGCACTGTCACGCCTTCTGGTACGTGCTGCAGCGTCCACTGTCCCGGGCCCTGGTCGATCAGGTGCTGGCCAGCGGCGACACGGACGCGCTGCAGGTGATGGGCAGGAACCCGACCGTCCCGCCCGACGTGGTCGAGACACTCCTGCGCCACCCCGACCCGTCGGTCCGGCAGGCAGTCACCGGCCGCGTCGACCTGACCGACGACCAGCTCGCCAGGCTCGCCGCCGACCCAGCGGTCGAGGTCCGCACCGCGCTCTCCAACCATCCCTCGGCACCTGCCGAACACGCCGCGTGGATCGACCACGGATGCGATATCCGGCCGGGAAATACCGCCTTCCTCCTGGACCGCTACGGCGACTTCCTACGCCAAGCTGGCGGCAGGTTGCGACTCGTCACTTCCGAATGCCCCGCGTGCCCAGGCTGCTGGTACCTCGACATGGCAGTGGTCAGAGACGGGTTGGAGGCCGTCACCCTGGTCCTGCCGTCGCGAGCCCGGGCAGAATTTTGCCGGCTCCTGAACAGGCTCGACCGTGACGTCCGGCGCCGCACCCCGCCGGACTCCAGCCGCAAACTGCGATGGACCGGCGAGCCACAGCCCTGGTGGCATCAACGGATCTACCAACGATGACGCCGCCCACAGGTCGCAGCGTGCCCGCGTCCCAACATGCTGTCGTAGCCGATGAGCTGATGGCTGATCACGCCGTCCGTCGGACGCGGTGGTGATCGCCGGGTCAGCGGATGGTGGCGGTGAGGCGTTGCAGGGCGGCGTGGGCGGGTGGGCCCCAGGTGGGTTTGCCGCCGGGGCGGCCGTGGACGCCGTTGTCGCCGATGAGGATGCCGCCGAGGGCGCGTATCGTCGCCCAGCCTCGGGCGCGACGCATGGTGGCGGTGTCCGGGGTCGGCTGGTAGGCCGCGTGGAAGTGGTCGGTGGTGTCGTCCGGTAGCAGGAGCCACGCGGCGGCGAGGTCGTATGCCGGGTCGCCCGCGCAGAGGTCGCCGAAGTCGATCACGCCGCAGAAGGTGCCGTCGGCGGTGAGGACGTTGGCCGGGTGTAGGTCGGCGTGCAGCCACAGCGGCGGGCCCGTCCACTGCGGCGCGGTGACCGCGTCGTGCCAGACGGCGCGGACGGCGTCCGGGTCGTTGACCAGCCCTCGTTCGGTGGCGGACGTGAGCCCCTTGGCGAAGCCCCCGGCGTGGTCGGCCAGTGGCCCGCCACGGTCCCGGCCGGTGGGCGCGCCGCTGGGGGCCGGTTGGTGAAGAGCCATGAGGAAAGTGGCCAGGGATCTGGCCGCGTCGGAGGCTCGCGTGACGGGGGCCTGGTCGGCGGGTGTGCCCGGAACCCAGGTGGTGATGAGCCAGGGCCGAGGGAACCGCTCGGAGGGTTCGCCGAGTCGCTGCGGGACGGGAATCGGCAGCGGAAGGCGCGGGGCCAGCGTGGGCAGCCAGGAGTACTCCTTGCGCAGCAGCGCGTCCGCGGACCCGGTCGCCCAGGGAAGCCGGACGGCCAGGTCGTCACCGAGTCGCCACAGTTGGTTGTCCCAGCCACGCGCGCCCAGCCGAACCGGGCGATCGGCGAGGTCCGGGTGCTGGTCGCGGACCAGATCCCGGACCAGATCCGCGGTGATCTCGATCTCGGCGTGGGTCATGCCGAGCAACAGTAGTCCCGCAGCGTGCTCCACCCGCGCGTGCGGACCGCCAGGTCAGTCAGTCCCGCCCCGGCCGCGGACCAACGGTAGGAAGATCTCGTCGACGATCTCGACCAGGACCTCGTCGGGCACAGCCGGAACGCCGCGCAGGGCGTACTCGCCACGCAGCAGCATCAACGGCAGCGCCGCCACCCGCGGCTGCACCGCCTCGGGGGTGCCTCGCCGCGGGCCACCGCCCGGCTCAGCAGGGTGAACCACGCGGCGTTCATCGCGCTGCCGCCGGCCTGCTCGCGCAGTAGCTCCAGCAGAGCCGGCTCGTCGGCGGCCGCCGCCAGGAGGTCGCGCAGGATCGCCCCGCGGGGTGAGGACCAGGTCGCGTTGGCCCGCCGCAGCAGTTCCAACGCGTCGCTTCGGAGGCTGCCGGTGTCCGGCGTCGGGGTACGGGTGTCGGCCAGGTGTTTGTAGGCGGCGATGCCGAGCGCGGCGCGCTGCGGCCAGCGTCGGTAGATCGCATTCTTGTTCGTGCCGGCACGCCGGGCGACCTTGTCCATGGTCATGCCGGCGTAGCCGGAGGCGGTCAGTTCCTCGGCGGCCGCGCGCAGGATTGCCTGCTCCAGCTCCGCGCCTCGCCGCCGCTGTCCCCCCGCCACGGTACGCATCGTACGCTAAACCGAGTACGGTACTGCCAGTACCTTAAGGAGGTAAGCAATGCGCGCTTGGGGCGTCACCTACGACACCGGCTTTACCAACATGGGAACCACCACCCACGAACCCTTCGACCCCGACATCGTCGCCAGGGACATGCGGATCATCCGCGCCGACCTGCACGCCGACGCCGTCCGGATCACCGGAGGGGTCGCCGACCGTCTGGAGATCGCCGCCCGGCACGCGGCCGCCGCCGGCCTGGAGGTCTGGTACTGCCCGTTCACCAACGACCTGACCACCGACCAGTTGCTGGCGTTCCTGCTGGACGCCGCCGAGCGCGCCGAGCGGATCCGGCGGGAAGGGGCGAACGTCCGGTTCCTCACCGGCTCGGAGATCAGCATGATGACGATCGGGCTCGTGCCCGGTGACACCCTGACCGAGCGAGCGGCCGTCCTTACCGACCCGGCGCGGGTCCGCGAGGTCCTCCCGGGTGTGCAGCGAGAGACCAACGCCCTTCTGGCCCAGGCCGCCGCAGGCGCCCGCGAGCGGTTCGGCGGCCTCATAGGGTACGCGTCGCTCCCTATGGAGGCGGTGGACTGGACACCGTTCGACTTCGTCGCGACCGACGCCGGCTACCGCGACGCCAGCAACGCCGCCGCCCTACCCGCGAACCTCGTCGCCATGACCTCCCAGGGCAAGCCGTTCGCCATCACCGAGTTCGGCTGCGCGCCCTTCACCGGCGCCGCGGACCGGGGCAGCCGCAGCGACATCATCGGGTACGACGAGCGCACCGCGCAGGCCGTCCGGCTCACCGAGACCGTCGAGCGCGACGAACCCGAACAAGCCGCCTACCTGAGGGATCTTCTCGAGGTCTACGACGCCGGCGGCGTGGACACCGCGTTCGTCTACACCTTCGCCTCCCGGCACCTGCCCACCTCGGAGGATCCCGAGCGGGACTTCGACCTGGGCAGCTTCGGGATCGTGAAGGTCCTCCCATCCGGCCGTACCGGGACCGCCTACCCAGGAATGCCGTGGGAGCCCAAGGCAGCCTTCTACTCCCTGGCCGAGTATGGCCGCGCCCGGGCGAGCGGGTCCGCGGTCTGACGCGTCTGCGGCTGGTTCGCACCGAGGACACGCGGCTACCGCGACCGCGTGTCCTCTGGGAACTCCCAGGCGGGGTCGAGTGCCCCCATCTGGCCGTAGCGGGACCCGGGCTCAGCCGACGGGCCCGACTGCTCCCCTCAGGTCGCCGGCCTCGGCGCGGCTTGCCGGCAGCACCGTGGGGGCGGGCCCGGTCGAGTCGCGGACCACCAGGAGGTGGCCGATCGTCCGGCGGCGGGGACGGGTCGAGCGGGCCTTGAGCGCGAGCGACAGCGCCATCCGCCCCATGTCGGTCATCGGCAGCCGGATGGTGGTGAGGCTGGGGGCGAGGTCGGCGGCGACGGGGACGTCGTCGAACCCGACGACCGACATCCGCTCGGGCACGGGGATGCGGTGTGCCCGCAGCGTCGACAGCACCCCGATGGCCATCGCGTCGTTGAGCGCGATGATCGCGGTGGTCTGGGGGCGGTCGCGCAGGATCTGTTCGGTGGCGACCCGGCCGCCGTCGCGGGTGAAGTCGGAGTGCACGACCGGAAGATCGTCGAGGGAGAACCCGCGCTGGCGCAGGGCGGTCGCCACGCCGGCGAGCCGGTCGGCGACGGTGGTGAGCCCGGCCGTGCCGGCGGCGACGGCGATGTGGCGGTGTCCGAGGTTCAGCAGGTGATCGGTGAGGGCGCGGCCGCCGGCCTCGTTCTCCGGCAGGACCGCGTCGACGCCGAGGGCGTGCCGGCCGATGACGGCGACCCGGCCGCCCTGGCTCTGGAACTCCGCGAGCTCCGCGCGGGCCTCGGCCTCGATCCGGGCGTCGTCGTAGCCCGATCCGGCGATCAGGATGATCCCGACCCGCTGCGCGATGAGGTGGCGCAGTTGCCGTAGCTCCGCGTCCGGGTCCCGGCCGGAGTGGCAGATCTGCACCAGCAGCCCCTCCTCGGCGGCCACCTGGATGACCCCGCCGGCGATCTCCGAGAAGTAGGGGTCGTCGACCTGGTGCACGACCAGCCCGACCGTCGAGCTCGCGCCGCCGGCGAGGGTGCGGGCGTACGGGTTGGCGACGTAGCCCAGCTCCTGGGCCATCTGCCGGACGCGTCCGGCGACCTCCTCGCTGACCCCCTCGCGTCCGGCGAGGGCGCGGGACGCCGTCGCCAGAGAGACACCCGCTCGCTCGGCCACGTCGATCAGACGCAGTCTCGGGCCTGGTCTGGGCATCGGCAACTCCCTGGAAACATCAATGTCATCTGACTCTTGCCAGTGGTGTAGACCACAGCCTAGTCTACGAAAGCGCTTCCGTAAGCGCTTCCGTCCCGGCAAAGGAGCGTCTCGGGATGACAACCCGATTGAAACGAATCCAGTGGTTGACAGCACTCGGAGCGAGCCTCACCCTCGCGCTCACGGGCTGTGGTGACGGTGGTGGCGGGGGTTCCGGTGCCGACGATCCGATCGTCGTGGGGATCTCCCTGCCCCTGACCGGGGACTTCTCCGAACCGGGCAAGGGTGTCCAACGCGGCTACGAGGCCTGGGCCAAGATCACCAACGACAATGGCGGCCTCCTCGGCCGCAAGGTCGAGCTGAAGATCCTCGACGACCAGTCCAACGCGGACCGGGTGGTCGCCGACTACGAGCAGCTCATCGGCAAGGACAACGTGGACCTCGTGGTGGGCCCGTTCTCGACCCGCCTCGTGGTGCCCGCGGCCCGGGTCGCCGAGGAGTACGGCATGCTCTTCGTCGAGCCGGCGGGCGCGGCGAAGGAGGTCTTCGAGCAGGGCTTCAAGAACATGTTCTACGCCGCCCCGGCGGTGGCGAACGACCACTACAACCACCTGGCCGAGTACATCCTGGCACTGCCGCCCGACCAGCGGCCGAAGACCGCGGCGTACGCGGCCATGGACGACCCGTTCGCGCAGGGCACGGCGTACGGGCTGAAGGAGAAGCTCGAG
The nucleotide sequence above comes from Micromonospora pallida. Encoded proteins:
- a CDS encoding serine hydrolase domain-containing protein; this encodes MKVEGFTEEGYDAVRQVFQRLVDEGRETGAGVSVWRDGREVVRLSGGWADVQRQRPWRDDTLVQPYSLSKTFATLAALVAVRDGALALDEPVAAYWKEYGVRGKDRTTLRQVLTHQAGQPRFPQEAADLDLLDDAGLRESLARTAPEYAPGTALGEHALTYGHLIDGILRAATGRSLQEVFDSVVRPALALDAWFGVPDTELERVADLEYASPDWPRQLHAAPWLQIPDGALDTRRTNSRAWRQTVFAAANLHTTATAMARFFSSITSEEGPLRELLGPQLHTELLTSQITDHDHVFGTRLTWTLGFIRDRGKIAKGGIGGSAAWWSLNHHHSCAYLTRRLDDHSRAAEIATALGDNLAVVGED
- a CDS encoding aminoglycoside phosphotransferase family protein — translated: MTHAEIEITADLVRDLVRDQHPDLADRPVRLGARGWDNQLWRLGDDLAVRLPWATGSADALLRKEYSWLPTLAPRLPLPIPVPQRLGEPSERFPRPWLITTWVPGTPADQAPVTRASDAARSLATFLMALHQPAPSGAPTGRDRGGPLADHAGGFAKGLTSATERGLVNDPDAVRAVWHDAVTAPQWTGPPLWLHADLHPANVLTADGTFCGVIDFGDLCAGDPAYDLAAAWLLLPDDTTDHFHAAYQPTPDTATMRRARGWATIRALGGILIGDNGVHGRPGGKPTWGPPAHAALQRLTATIR
- a CDS encoding TetR/AcrR family transcriptional regulator, with translation MAGGQRRRGAELEQAILRAAAEELTASGYAGMTMDKVARRAGTNKNAIYRRWPQRAALGIAAYKHLADTRTPTPDTGSLRSDALELLRRANATWSSPRGAILRDLLAAAADEPALLELLREQAGGSAMNAAWFTLLSRAVARGEAPPRRCSRGWRRCR
- a CDS encoding LacI family DNA-binding transcriptional regulator — protein: MPRPGPRLRLIDVAERAGVSLATASRALAGREGVSEEVAGRVRQMAQELGYVANPYARTLAGGASSTVGLVVHQVDDPYFSEIAGGVIQVAAEEGLLVQICHSGRDPDAELRQLRHLIAQRVGIILIAGSGYDDARIEAEARAELAEFQSQGGRVAVIGRHALGVDAVLPENEAGGRALTDHLLNLGHRHIAVAAGTAGLTTVADRLAGVATALRQRGFSLDDLPVVHSDFTRDGGRVATEQILRDRPQTTAIIALNDAMAIGVLSTLRAHRIPVPERMSVVGFDDVPVAADLAPSLTTIRLPMTDMGRMALSLALKARSTRPRRRTIGHLLVVRDSTGPAPTVLPASRAEAGDLRGAVGPVG